A DNA window from Pseudoalteromonas spongiae UST010723-006 contains the following coding sequences:
- a CDS encoding TlpA family protein disulfide reductase, translated as MKLNIKSIISNILFFSVIFFVITTFQQRNLLSNDQPAPYFNLETLQTGERVSIKSLQNQQTVIYFFAPWCTVCKLSMPNLDKLAKNGSINAIAIAADYESKQQVEAFVDELSLSMPVLLADSHTASNYKISAFPTYYVISEDLKIIAKSMGYSTELGLRARSF; from the coding sequence ATGAAATTAAATATAAAAAGTATCATTTCAAATATTTTATTTTTTTCTGTGATTTTTTTTGTGATCACCACTTTTCAGCAGCGAAACTTACTCAGTAACGACCAACCTGCGCCCTATTTTAATTTAGAGACACTACAAACCGGCGAGCGAGTATCCATTAAATCGCTACAAAACCAACAAACGGTGATTTATTTTTTTGCCCCTTGGTGCACCGTATGCAAACTCAGCATGCCAAACCTCGATAAACTGGCTAAAAATGGCAGTATCAATGCCATAGCCATTGCCGCTGACTATGAGAGCAAACAACAGGTTGAAGCATTTGTAGATGAACTATCCCTCAGCATGCCAGTGTTATTAGCCGATAGCCACACCGCAAGTAATTATAAAATTTCTGCGTTTCCCACTTATTATGTGATTTCAGAAGATTTAAAAATTATTGCCAAGTCGATGGGTTACTCCACAGAATTAGGCCTAAGAGCTCGCAGCTTTTAG
- a CDS encoding Hsp20 family protein translates to MRNLDLSPLYRSFIGFDHLAQMMDNASRNTKQSNFPPYNIELLGENDYQITMAVAGFLESELTIETEKNTLKVSGVKAEKESQAERKFIHQGIAERNFEHKFQLGDHVKVVGANLENGLLNITLLREIPEAHKPRKIAINSTQELLEEA, encoded by the coding sequence ATGCGTAATTTAGATCTATCTCCACTTTATCGTTCTTTCATCGGTTTTGATCACTTAGCTCAAATGATGGATAACGCGAGCCGCAATACCAAACAATCAAATTTTCCGCCTTATAATATTGAGCTTTTAGGTGAAAATGACTATCAAATCACCATGGCTGTTGCAGGCTTTTTAGAATCTGAGTTAACCATTGAAACAGAGAAAAACACGCTAAAAGTATCGGGCGTGAAAGCTGAAAAAGAGTCGCAAGCTGAGCGTAAATTTATTCACCAAGGCATTGCTGAGCGAAACTTTGAGCACAAATTCCAGTTAGGTGATCATGTTAAAGTTGTAGGCGCAAATTTAGAAAACGGTTTATTGAACATTACTTTGCTTCGCGAAATTCCAGAAGCGCATAAGCCACGTAAAATTGCCATTAACTCAACGCAAGAGTTACTTGAAGAAGCATAA
- a CDS encoding biotin-dependent carboxyltransferase family protein has product MTSVLKVINPGLYCCVQDLGRFGQNHLGLTTGGCHDPYAFKVANALVGNPINSPALELTLGGFRAEVLAPITIALTGPNVGFTINNKSQVLWQSIQVARGDVIEIATPHIDLRHTLAISGGIKAQSHFTSVSTVMREGLGCKVEANSLIKQQAPRFTKQKRLPANLIPNYCQNSPLNMVLALQHHEFSTVDINRFLSSSYTITGQSDRMGYRIQGAALESPTGARFSEGINLGAIQVPADGQPIVLLNDRQTIGGYPKLGSVTALDCANLLQKRAGDEVAFNAISIEKAQNLNHLAQVKLQRALDALN; this is encoded by the coding sequence TTGACTAGCGTTCTCAAAGTGATAAACCCGGGGCTCTATTGCTGCGTTCAAGATTTGGGGCGATTCGGGCAAAACCATTTAGGCCTTACCACAGGTGGATGCCACGACCCATATGCCTTTAAAGTTGCCAATGCCCTTGTCGGCAACCCAATTAATAGTCCTGCACTTGAGTTAACACTAGGCGGCTTTCGTGCGGAAGTACTAGCGCCAATAACGATTGCACTCACAGGGCCAAATGTCGGGTTTACGATTAACAATAAAAGCCAAGTGCTTTGGCAAAGTATTCAAGTAGCACGTGGCGATGTAATTGAAATTGCAACGCCCCACATTGATTTGAGGCACACGCTTGCAATTTCAGGTGGTATCAAGGCGCAGTCCCATTTTACAAGTGTTAGTACTGTCATGCGTGAAGGACTTGGCTGCAAAGTTGAAGCTAATTCACTAATAAAACAGCAAGCACCTCGTTTTACAAAGCAAAAGAGGTTACCTGCTAACTTAATACCTAACTATTGCCAAAACTCACCGCTTAATATGGTGCTTGCATTGCAACATCATGAATTTTCAACGGTTGATATAAACCGCTTTTTAAGTTCAAGTTATACCATAACTGGACAAAGTGACCGCATGGGTTATCGTATACAAGGTGCTGCATTAGAAAGCCCAACCGGTGCACGATTTTCTGAGGGTATTAACCTAGGTGCAATACAAGTCCCTGCCGATGGCCAACCCATAGTACTTTTAAATGATCGCCAAACCATTGGCGGCTATCCGAAACTTGGCTCAGTCACTGCATTAGATTGTGCAAACTTATTACAAAAGCGCGCAGGTGATGAAGTGGCGTTTAATGCGATTAGCATTGAAAAAGCGCAAAACCTTAATCACCTCGCCCAAGTCAAATTACAGCGCGCGCTCGACGCCTTAAACTAA
- the pxpB gene encoding 5-oxoprolinase subunit PxpB, translating to MSNPSYRIFDASENAVIVYFSDIVSSEQTQKIAAFSHALKTSLGELIVDVTISYTSALVTYQSLTIDHFSIKQKIKSVLTQLNDTAFLVKQIELPAYYHSEVGADINAIAKAKNLTVTDIIKYHSEQIYSVFAIGFAPGFAFLGEVNPILATPRLATPRKKVAKGSIAIADRQTAVYPAASPGGWNLIGNCPVSLFDAANTPPLPFNIGDSVKFIPIERNEFIRLGGHID from the coding sequence ATGAGTAACCCTAGCTATCGCATTTTTGATGCGAGCGAAAATGCCGTAATAGTTTACTTTAGTGATATTGTTTCAAGCGAGCAAACGCAAAAAATCGCTGCCTTTTCACACGCTTTAAAGACGTCACTAGGTGAATTAATTGTTGATGTGACCATTTCCTACACCAGTGCGTTAGTTACTTATCAAAGCCTGACTATTGATCACTTCTCAATAAAGCAAAAAATTAAAAGCGTACTAACCCAGCTAAACGATACTGCATTTTTAGTAAAACAAATCGAGTTACCCGCCTATTACCATAGCGAAGTGGGTGCTGATATCAACGCCATAGCAAAAGCAAAAAACCTGACTGTAACTGATATTATCAAATACCATAGCGAACAAATTTACAGTGTATTTGCAATTGGCTTTGCCCCCGGTTTTGCTTTTTTAGGTGAAGTAAACCCAATACTTGCCACTCCACGCCTTGCTACTCCTCGTAAAAAGGTAGCCAAGGGTTCAATCGCCATCGCGGATAGGCAAACTGCGGTTTATCCAGCTGCTTCACCCGGTGGTTGGAATCTTATTGGCAACTGCCCTGTTTCACTATTTGATGCTGCGAATACCCCACCTTTGCCTTTTAATATTGGCGATAGCGTGAAGTTTATACCGATTGAGCGAAACGAATTTATTCGCTTAGGAGGCCACATTGACTAG